In Aedes albopictus strain Foshan chromosome 3, AalbF5, whole genome shotgun sequence, the following are encoded in one genomic region:
- the LOC109414126 gene encoding zinc finger protein 436 has product MFEVCCRLCLEQVPLQNIHSLYGKHKDFLIRDKIYELFQIRFSDTEKLSTVCNDCLGKIETVDAVRSFFLEADRKFNALLAESTGESKQNKVENVETTSMEDEQANCPATSSVVVEEHIDNTQLVTSNDGSNENDRHITKSEEGTSCEDLIEPSTSKQDDIEVLHSESESDNEPVAINDPCGSENFSVSGISAFDLNKLDHQPDPESLEDVNQDEYIVHPSGEIYNSDQNCALITMDHQDMSYIISDDESSEMRDLVEISESMSEDQAFNIVTLEYQCNVCNDIFENAVTFLQHTNTVHAEEYPHNCRNCYLIYRTKDDLIAHDCTAKPKIFGCSECSEKFHSLKNLRNHTRNIHGRSNIDIPQKINLFKCDFCDLTLSNNLQLLDHVQSLHPEDYVLHPCDLCERTFGNTQTLKAHLLAHERNYKCSFCDKLCPTAVSLAGHENTHTKDQPFQCVQCGRNFAQYTSMRRHMKIHFNEKAYQCDFCPKRFRQRTVMLTHRRIHTGEKPFSCETCGKSFRDHSTVAKHKKTHEKKASARKQ; this is encoded by the exons ATGTTTGAAGTGTGCTGTCGCTTATGTTTGGAACAGGTCCCCTTGCAGAACATCCATTCCCTCTATGGAAAGCACAAGGACTTTCTGATTCGGGACAAAATCTACGAGCTGTTTCAGATTAGG TTTTCAGATACAGAAAAACTGTCAACGGTTTGCAATGATTGTTTGGGGAAAATCGAGACTGTCGATGCTGTTCGATCGTTTTTCTTGGAAGCCGATAGAAAATTCAATGCACTTTTGGCTGA AAGCACTGGTGAATCCAAACAGAATAAAGTCGAAAATGTGGAAACAACTTCGATGGAAGACGAACAAGCCAATTGCCCAGCTACATCATCCGTAGTCGTAGAAGAACATATCGACAACACGCAGTTAGTAACCTCCAATGATGGATCCAATGAAAACGATCGACACATTACCAAATCAGAGGAGGGAACTTCCTGTGAGGACCTGATTGAACCTTCCACCAGCAAGCAGGATGACATTGAAGTACTTCACAGCGAATCAGAATCTGACAACGAACCGGTGGCGATTAACGATCCTTGTGGAAGCGAGAATTTTTCTGTATCCGGAATATCGGCTTTCGATCTGAACAAACTGGATCACCAACCCGACCCCGAAAGCTTGGAAGATGTCAATCAAGACGAGTATATTGTTCACCCGAGCGGAGAGATATACAATTCCGATCAAAACTGTGCGCTGATTACTATGGACCATCAAGATATGTCCTACATTATATCAGATGACGAATCTTCCGAAATGAGGGACCTAGTAGAAATCTCGGAAAGTATGTCAGAGGATCAAGCATTTAACATCGTTACCCTCGAATATCAATGTAATGTTTGTAACGACATATTCGAGAACGCCGTCACTTTCCTCCAACATACGAATACGGTACACGCTGAAGAGTATCCGCATAATTGTAGAAATTGCTATCTGATTTACAGAACTAAAGATGACCTGATTGCTCATGACTGCACGGCCAAACCGAAAATTTTCGGATGCTCAGAATGCTCAGAGAAATTCCATTCGCTGAAAAATCTTCGAAACCACACCAGAAACATTCATGGACGATCTAATATTGATATTCCCCAGAAAATAAATCTTTTCAAATGCGACTTTTGCGATCTGACCTTGAGTAACAATCTACAACTTTTGGATCACGTTCAGTCTCTACATCCGGAAGACTACGTACTGCACCCGTGCGACTTGTGTGAAAgaaccttcggaaacacccaaaccCTGAAAGCCCATCTTCTCGCGCACGAACGCAACTACAAGTGCAGCTTTTGCGATAAACTGTGCCCGACCGCCGTGTCGCTAGCCGGTCACGAAAACACTCACACCAAGGATCAACCCTTTCAGTGTGTCCAGTGTGGACGGAACTTTGCCCAGTACACCAGTATGCGGCGGCACATGAAGATCCACTTCAACGAGAAAGCGTACCAGTGCGACTTCTGTCCGAAACGCTTCCGCCAGAGGACGGTCATGCTGACCCACCGGAGGATTCACACCGGCGAGAAACCGTTTTCCTGCGAAACTTGCGGCAAATCCTTCCGTGATCACAGCACGGTGGCAAAGCATAAGAAAACTCACGAGAAGAAGGCGTCGGCTAGGAAACAGTAA